Sequence from the Flavobacterium sp. TR2 genome:
GGATCTTGATATGAGCATCAATACGGTTGATGTTTATATTAATTATTTAAGAAATAAAGTCGACAAGAACTTTCCTTTTCCGCTTATACATACCATAAAAGGCACCGGATATATGCTTAAAAATAAGGTTCATGAATCTCAAGAATAAACTTGCCATAAATTCGACTCTTCTATTTGCGTTTATCTTAGGATTTGTCCTTATTGGGTCTTTTTTGCTTTTTAAAAGCCATAGAGAAGATTTGTATTATGAAAAGCTTGAAGACAATGCCTTAATAACCGCTTTTTTCTATTTTGAAAAAGATGAAATTAAAAAAATTGATAGTGTAAGCTATCAAGAAATAGAATCGAAATACAATAAAATTGCAAACCAGTCCATCAGAATTTATAATGCAAAAACAAAAAAGCTGTATTTGCAAGATGATGTTCCTGTTGAACTAACCGATCGAAAATTAAAAGCGATTTCAAAAAACAAAATACTGCATTTTATTATAGACAAAAGGCAATTTTGCGGTTTGTATTACAAAGACAATCAAGGTGATTTTATTATAGTTGTTTCTGGAATTGACGATGTTGGAAATCGGCAGTTAGAAGTTCTTGCCTTAGTCTTTTTCTGTTTTTATCTCGCTGGGATCGCTCTCAATTATCTTTTAGGGCGGTTTTTGGCCAGACAGACTTTCAGACCTTTTGAAGACGTCATTTCGAAAGTAAACACGATTACAACAGAAAATCTCCATTCGAGACTTGAAATGCCTGCTGCAAGCGGAAAAGATGAAATAAAAGAACTTATTGCAACCTTTAATTATCTTTTAGAAAGGCTTGAAAGCGGTGTTACGATACAGAAAAATTTTCTGAAAAATGCTTCTCACGAGCTCAAGACTCCGCTGACTTTTATTATTGGCGACATCGATGTCTCTTTACAGCACCCGAGAACCAATGCAGAATACGAAGAGGTTCTAAAATCGCTCAGAAAAGATACTTTCCATTTAAAATCGACTCTAGACGGATTGCTTATTCTGTCTGGATTGGAACTTTCAGAACCTGACCAGATGGAAACGATTCGAATTGATGAAATTTTGTGGAATATTTTCGAAAAAAAAGCAATCGAATATCCTGAAGTCAAAGTCGCTCTAAATTTGGATGCTATTGCCAACAACGAAGATTTATTGTCTGTGCAGGCTAATAGACATCTGCTTTTTATTGCACTTTATAATATTATAGACAATGCAATTAAATTTTCTTTTCCGTTGCAGGTTAATGTTCTCGCTTCTGAAAAAAATGGAAAACTTCTTTTAAAAATAATAGATCAAGGTGCTGGAATTGCAGAAAAAGATATTGAATCTATTTTTGATTTATTTTTTAGAAGTGACCGCACCAGACATATTCAAGGTCAAGGATTAGGTCTCTTCATTACGACTCAAATACTCAAGCGTCATAATATCATTTTGACTGTGGATTCTGAACTTGAAAAAGGAACTGTTTTTTCACTTCTTTTCCCTTGATTTTTGATTAAAATATTAAGCCGTTTTCTCAATTTCAGAAAGCCATTTTTTGCAATTGGTAACATTGGCATAATATTCTAATCTATCTCTAATCTTGTTCAAATTTACCTCTAATGCCTTGTTTTATGGCATCTGACACAAACTGCTTGATTTTAAAGAGATAGTCAATTTTTCAATAAATAACATCTTCGTCATTTTAAGTTAACAAAGAATTGTTTTTTGATTTTACGTTAACATAAGCCTTAAATCCAATCAAAGGAAAGGGATTTTATTTGTCGTGAATAAAAACTAATAAATAACATGACAAAACTAAAACTCTTTTTTTCGGCTTTAATGCTCCTTACCGCTGGAAGCATTTTTGCCCAAATTACAACTTCATCTTTGTCTGCAAAAGTCAATGATGGAACAAGTGCAGTTATTAATGCAGATGTTACCTTAACACACCTGCCTACAAATGCGGTTTATAAAACGACGACAGACAAGCAAGGCCGTTTTAGCTTTGAAAACTTAAATGCCGGCGGACCGTACGAATTAGAGATAAAAAGTGCAGACACCAAAGATTATTCAAACGCACAAATACACTTAGCCCTTGGAGATAATGATCTGCCAGCTATCACAGTAGGAAAATCAGATAATAATGTATTGGAAGAAGTTGTTATTACAAGCTCTAAACCTTCTTCTAAAAATAATGGCACAAGCATTAATGAAAAACAAGTTAATTCGCTACCGATCATTAACCGAGGAATTCAAGATGTTACAAAACTTGTTCCTCAAAGTTCTAACAATTCTTTTGCAGGTACCAATTTCAGATACAATAACGTTACAATTGACGGTTCTATAAATAACGATGCCATTGGATTTAGCCCATCTTTAGGAGGACAATCAGGGACTTCTGGAATGCCGGGAAGCAGCACACGTTCTAATTCTATCAGCTTAGATGCGATACAAGATATTCAGGTTTATATTGCTCCTTACGATATTAAACTAGGAAACTTTTTAGGAGGAAGCGTAAATGCCGTGACAAGAAGCGGAACAAATACTGTTAGTGGATCTATCTACAGCTACGGAAGAAATGCTGCGCTTACAGGTCCAAACAACGCAGGAGATGGTTCAAAAATGCCAAATTCTTTTGGAGATTATCAAGTTGGCTTTAGATTAGGATTGCCAATCATTAAAGACAAATTGTTCTTCTTTACCAATATGGAATATGCAGAAAGAACAGATCCTGTTTTCTACAACGCTGGTCAGACCGATTCTAACGGAAAATTGACTTCTTTGGTTGACAATGCAACTGCAGAACAGATTACACAATTTGTAAAATCAAACTATGGATTTGATCCCGGAACTTACGGTGCTTATAACAATTTCTCTAAAAGCCAAAAGTTCTTCAATAAGATCGACTGGAAAATCAACGAGAAAAACTCACTTTCTATACGAAACAATACTGTAATTTCTCAAGCGACAAACTTAGAACGCGATGCCGCAAACTTTAGATTTGCAAGCATGGATTTTACTCAGAAAAATCAAGCAATCAGCACTGTTTTAGAATTAAAAACACACTTCAACAGCCAGTGGTCAAATTCATTTATTGCAAGTTATTCGGCAATAAAAGATTATCGTGACCCAAAATCAAGCAACATCATGTTTCCCCAAACCGAAATTGGGTATAACGGAGGAACTATTTTCTTAGGAAATGACCGTGAGGCAACTGTTTTCAATATGAAGCAAAATACAACTGAGATTACAGACAACCTTACTTATAAAACAGGAAATCATACTTTGTTGTTTGGTACGCACAATGAGTTTTACGACATTAACTATGGTTTTGTAAATGCGCTTAACGGAAGAGTTTCTTATAAATCTCTAGCAGATTTCTTCAACAAATTGCCTACTCGTGTTCGCGGAACTTATCCTTTTGATGGTTCAACTAGAGATGAAATCTTTAATGATCCTTATGCTAAATTCAAAATAAACCTTTACAGCGCTTACGTTCAAGACGAAATAAGAGTTGGAAGCAAATTAAAAGTAGTTCCAGGTGTTCGTGTAGATTATACTGATTTGCCAAACAAACCAAAATTAAGCCAACAGGTGCAAAACTCGCCTGAAGATCCAAACTACGGAACAACGTATACGTATACTCCATTAAATCAGATTAAAAACAATTTCTTTAGCACAGCATTGGTTTCTCCAAGAATTGGATTTACCTATAATGTTGACGAAGATAAAACATTTGTCATAAGAGGTGGATCGGGAGTATTTACAGGAAGAATTCCGTTTGCATGGTTAGGATATGCTTATTACAATGACGGTGTTGGATACGGAAGTTATGACAAAAACAATCTAACTCCAGCTCAGGTTGCTGCGGCAGGAGATCCTCTGGCAACTGGAGGTTTAAACGGTTACCATGATGCTACTCCAAAAGTACAGGCCGATTTAGTTGACAATAAGTTTAAAATGCCTGCTGTTTTAAGAAACTCATTGGCTTTTGACAAAACAATTGACGGATATAAATTTACTGTTGAAGGTATTTATACTAAAGTAATTCGCGATTTAGAATTCCAACAAGTAAATAAAACCGACAATCCATATTATTTCTCTTATGATACAAACCACCAAATGCCAATTTATGCCGCTAACATAAATCCAGCTTTTTCAAATGCTTATTTGTTATCAAACACGAATAAAGGATATCGTTACAGCATTACCGAAATGATTTCTAAAACTTACGATTTTGGTTTCAACTTTATGGTGGCTTACACTTATGGAGATTCTAGAGACATCACAAACGGAATTCGCAACTCTATGGAAAGCAATTTTCAGATGAACCAGTCGTTGGCACCAAACAACCCTCAGTTGGCCACTTCTAACTTTAATATCAAACATCGAATTGTTTCAAATGTAGGTTATGGTGTAAAATTGGCTCCAAACAACACTTTTTCTGCTAATGTCTATTTTAATGCACAATCAGGAAATCCGTTTTCTTGGGGATTTGTTAACTCAACCATTGCAGGAACAGGACAAGCTGCCGGTTTAGCGTACATCTTTAAAGACGCAGCAGAAGCAGCAAAATATATTGGAGTAAACGCTGCAGGAGTTCCTTCTGCTACAGCTGCACAGCAAGTTGCAGATTATGAAGCATTCATAAACGGAAACGATTATTTGAAAAGCCGTAGAGGAACATTCACACAAAGAAATGGAGACACTACACCTTGGAACATTCAAGCCGATTTAAAATTTATGGATGAAATTCAGGTAACAAAAGTTGGAACATTCCAAATCTCATTCAGCATGGCCAACATCGGAAACCTTATCAATAAAGATTGGGGAAGAAGTTATTTTGTTCCTAATACTTACAATTCAACAGCAAGCCTTGGTTTAACAAAATCTGGAAACTTAGGAGGAGTTGCAACAGGCGACCCTACTTACACTTTCCAAAAACCAACCTCTGCACCTTATACTGTAGATCAATTAGCTTCAAGATTCCAAGGTCAGCTTGGCTTAAGGTATTCGTTCTAAAAATGTGTTTTTTTTTATTTTTTGATTATCTCCTGGTTTCTGATTCATGAAACTGGGAGATTTTTCATTTTAATGGACTGATCTAAAACCATATTTCAAAAAACGGCATTCGTAATATATGAATCTTTTTTTTGTATTTTTAATCCTTTACAAGCTGCTTCTATTACTTGATTAAAATGCTAAAAGAAAAAACATTCCAGATTTTCTTCTTGACAATCTTTATAACTTTCTCTATTCCGACTTGCTACGGACAATACAAGATTTCGGGTTATATTGATGCCGAACAGCCAAACAAAACCGTTTACCTAAGTCTGCTGAAATATGATGAAGAAAATATGATTACTGAAAATCAGATTCTTTTTTCGACTCAAACCAATAGCTCGGGGTATTTTGAATTTAAAGGACAGCTCTTGTCTGAAAAAGACAAACTTTACCGAATTCATTCTAATATCAATACAATCAATGGACTGCAATTAGTGCGTGATCATGAGAAAAACAATTATTATAATTTTATTTTTTCAAACAGAAATTCGATCTATTTTCCTAAATCTGGAGACACTTGGTTTAGCCAATCCAAAAACAGCAATTTGGCCGATAAGGAATGGAGAAAACTTCAATCTTTTGAGGATCAACTAAAAAAAGATAATATTCAAATCAAAAACAAAGAAGCACAACTCCAAGCTGTAAATGATTTTGCCGAAAAAGTAAAATCGTATAGCGAAAAGAGCATTAAGCATCCGTTGCTGCAGCTTTTGGCTTTTTCAGACTTGAAACGAAATGATTTTAATATCAAAAAAGATTTTGAAAAGAATGGGGCGTTTTATGAGGCCATTTCAAATTCTCTGAAAAACTACTACGGAGAAACCTCTTATTACCTTCAGTATCAAGATGAAATTTCAAAAATTTCCCATGCTATTTTGCAGCAGCAATATGCATTTCAAAAAAAGCTGAATTATACGCTGGGTATATTGGTTTTCATTTTGGTGCTTACTTCCATTTTTCAATTCAAAAAATTAAAAGCTTTAAAACCCAAAAAAGCAATACAAGAAATTTCAAATCTGACATTGACCAATCAGGAAGAGAAAATTACCAAACTGATTCTGGAAGACAAATCAAACAAAGAAATTGCCGATGCGCTTTTCATTTCCCTAAGTACGGTAAAAACGCATATTCGAAATCTATATGCTAAATTGGATGTAGCAAACCGCCACGAATTGGCAGAAAAACTGAAAAATCATCCTTGGGATTAGTCCCAATTTCAGCCTTTGCTTAACTGATTTTCAAAATCCCCAACCCTAATTTTGTCTCCGAAATCTTAAAATTAATCGGAAATGAAAAAGAATCTTTTATTGATAATCTTCGGCACAATTCTGCAATTTGCCACTGCACAGAACACAGAAAAAGCATTAAAAAACAGACAAAATATTCAAACGAGTCTTTTAGAAGCAAAAGCGCTTTTGGAAAAGGATAACGGAAAACTTTGGGGAAAACCAATCTGGAACGACAGCATCATCGTAATCGATTTTGACAATTCCATCTATAGTTTAATAAAACTGCAAAATAGCAAAACTGACAACGGCATTTTGTATTCTAAAATTATGGAACCCAATTCGCTGGTTTTTGTCAATACAACTCAAAAATATGAAGGGAAAGAATATGCAACGGTTCTCAATAATTACTTGGACGACAAAAGCGCTACTATTATCCATGAATTATTCCATCTGCTGCAAATGAAATCTCGAAAATTTAACGGAAATCCGATTGAATATCTCGACGAAACCAATGCCCGTATTTTACTGCGATTGGAATATCAGTCATTAAAAAACGCTTTGAAAGCCATTATTGAAAAAAGAAAAACCGATGAGGTTAAAAACCATTTAAAAGATGCTGTCATTTTTAGAAAAGAAAGGCAACAGCTATATTCCAAATATCTGAATGATGAACTGGAAATAGAAACATTAGAAGGTTTGGCCAATTATACCGGTTTTGTTTTATCATCTAATGACAATAAATACGAAAAAACAATTGAAGAAATTAACCAGCGAGAAGAAGCTAAAACATATACCAGACCTTTTCCTTATGCCACTGGTCCAGCCTACGGATTGGTTTTTGATTATCTAAATATAAGTTGGAGAAATGGTTTAGATAAAACATATAATTTTACTGATATTTATGAAGTTATGGTTTTAAAATCAAAATTAACTATTACCGAAACAGAATTAGAATCAGCCAAATCCAGAAATAATTTTGCTGCAATACGCAAACAAGAAATTACCCGTGAAGAAGAACAAAAAAAGCTAATTGCCTACTACGCTGATTTATTAATTAACAAGCCAACTCTAAAAGTCGCGCTTACGGATATTGACCATTACGGCCGCACATTTAACATGAATGGCACATTGACTTTAAATGATAAAGAAATTGTTTATTCCAGCATTAAGGGACGAGACAAATCAGGCAAAAACTTTGGA
This genomic interval carries:
- a CDS encoding TonB-dependent receptor; amino-acid sequence: MTKLKLFFSALMLLTAGSIFAQITTSSLSAKVNDGTSAVINADVTLTHLPTNAVYKTTTDKQGRFSFENLNAGGPYELEIKSADTKDYSNAQIHLALGDNDLPAITVGKSDNNVLEEVVITSSKPSSKNNGTSINEKQVNSLPIINRGIQDVTKLVPQSSNNSFAGTNFRYNNVTIDGSINNDAIGFSPSLGGQSGTSGMPGSSTRSNSISLDAIQDIQVYIAPYDIKLGNFLGGSVNAVTRSGTNTVSGSIYSYGRNAALTGPNNAGDGSKMPNSFGDYQVGFRLGLPIIKDKLFFFTNMEYAERTDPVFYNAGQTDSNGKLTSLVDNATAEQITQFVKSNYGFDPGTYGAYNNFSKSQKFFNKIDWKINEKNSLSIRNNTVISQATNLERDAANFRFASMDFTQKNQAISTVLELKTHFNSQWSNSFIASYSAIKDYRDPKSSNIMFPQTEIGYNGGTIFLGNDREATVFNMKQNTTEITDNLTYKTGNHTLLFGTHNEFYDINYGFVNALNGRVSYKSLADFFNKLPTRVRGTYPFDGSTRDEIFNDPYAKFKINLYSAYVQDEIRVGSKLKVVPGVRVDYTDLPNKPKLSQQVQNSPEDPNYGTTYTYTPLNQIKNNFFSTALVSPRIGFTYNVDEDKTFVIRGGSGVFTGRIPFAWLGYAYYNDGVGYGSYDKNNLTPAQVAAAGDPLATGGLNGYHDATPKVQADLVDNKFKMPAVLRNSLAFDKTIDGYKFTVEGIYTKVIRDLEFQQVNKTDNPYYFSYDTNHQMPIYAANINPAFSNAYLLSNTNKGYRYSITEMISKTYDFGFNFMVAYTYGDSRDITNGIRNSMESNFQMNQSLAPNNPQLATSNFNIKHRIVSNVGYGVKLAPNNTFSANVYFNAQSGNPFSWGFVNSTIAGTGQAAGLAYIFKDAAEAAKYIGVNAAGVPSATAAQQVADYEAFINGNDYLKSRRGTFTQRNGDTTPWNIQADLKFMDEIQVTKVGTFQISFSMANIGNLINKDWGRSYFVPNTYNSTASLGLTKSGNLGGVATGDPTYTFQKPTSAPYTVDQLASRFQGQLGLRYSF
- a CDS encoding sensor histidine kinase — its product is MNLKNKLAINSTLLFAFILGFVLIGSFLLFKSHREDLYYEKLEDNALITAFFYFEKDEIKKIDSVSYQEIESKYNKIANQSIRIYNAKTKKLYLQDDVPVELTDRKLKAISKNKILHFIIDKRQFCGLYYKDNQGDFIIVVSGIDDVGNRQLEVLALVFFCFYLAGIALNYLLGRFLARQTFRPFEDVISKVNTITTENLHSRLEMPAASGKDEIKELIATFNYLLERLESGVTIQKNFLKNASHELKTPLTFIIGDIDVSLQHPRTNAEYEEVLKSLRKDTFHLKSTLDGLLILSGLELSEPDQMETIRIDEILWNIFEKKAIEYPEVKVALNLDAIANNEDLLSVQANRHLLFIALYNIIDNAIKFSFPLQVNVLASEKNGKLLLKIIDQGAGIAEKDIESIFDLFFRSDRTRHIQGQGLGLFITTQILKRHNIILTVDSELEKGTVFSLLFP
- a CDS encoding LuxR C-terminal-related transcriptional regulator, which produces MLKEKTFQIFFLTIFITFSIPTCYGQYKISGYIDAEQPNKTVYLSLLKYDEENMITENQILFSTQTNSSGYFEFKGQLLSEKDKLYRIHSNINTINGLQLVRDHEKNNYYNFIFSNRNSIYFPKSGDTWFSQSKNSNLADKEWRKLQSFEDQLKKDNIQIKNKEAQLQAVNDFAEKVKSYSEKSIKHPLLQLLAFSDLKRNDFNIKKDFEKNGAFYEAISNSLKNYYGETSYYLQYQDEISKISHAILQQQYAFQKKLNYTLGILVFILVLTSIFQFKKLKALKPKKAIQEISNLTLTNQEEKITKLILEDKSNKEIADALFISLSTVKTHIRNLYAKLDVANRHELAEKLKNHPWD